Proteins encoded by one window of Salvia splendens isolate huo1 chromosome 14, SspV2, whole genome shotgun sequence:
- the LOC121765477 gene encoding endoplasmic reticulum-Golgi intermediate compartment protein 3-like, producing MMEGLIGKIRNLDAYPKINEDFYSRTLSGGFITLASAIFMILLFISELRLYLHAVTETKLVVDTSRSERLRINFDVTFPALPCSIVSLDAMDISGEQHLDVRHDITKKRIDALGNVIETRADTIGSPKIDRPLQNHGGRLEHNETYCGSCFGAEASDDECCNNCEEVREAYRKKGWALSNPDLIDQCKREGFLQKIKDEEGEGCNIYGFLDVNKVAGNFHFAPGKSFEQSNVHVHDLLAFQKDSFNLTHKINRIAFGDFFPGVVNPLDRAEWTQHTPNAMYQYFLKVVPTVFKDIDGHTIQSNQFSVTEHVRGAELGRLQALPGVFFFYELSPIKVTFTETHVSFLHFLTNVCAIIGGIFTVSGIVDSVVYHGHRAIKKKMELGKLT from the exons ATGATGGAGGGCCTAATCGGGAAAATTCGGAATTTGGATGCGTACCCTAAGATCAATGAGGATTTCTACAGCAGGACGCTCTCCGGAGGATTTATAACCTTAGCTTCGGCCATTTTTATGATCCTCCTCTTCATTTCTGAGCTCA GATTATATCTTCATGCAGTTACTGAGACAAAGTTAGTGGTTGATACATCTAGATCAGAAAGGCTCCGGATTAAT TTTGATGTGACATTCCCAGCACTGCCATGTTCTATAGTCAGTCTAGATGCCATGGATATAAGTGGGGAGCAGCACTTGGATGTT AGACATGACATTACCAAGAAGAGGATCGATGCTCTGGGTAATGTAATAGAAACAAGAGCTGATACCATCGGTTCCCCAAAG ATTGATCGGCCTCTACAAAATCATGGTGGAAGACTTGAACACAATGAAACTTATTGTGGTTCATGTTTTGGTGCAGAAGCG TCGGACGATGAATGTTGTAACAACTGCGAAGAAGTACGTGAAGCATATAGAAAAAAAGGCTGGGCATTATCAAATCCGGATTTAATTGATCAG TGCAAAAGAGAAGGTTTTTTACAAAAGATCAAGGATGAAGAGGGGGAAGGTTGCAACATTTATGGTTTCTTGGATGTCAATAAGGTAGCTGGTAATTTTCATTTTGCACCTGGGAAGAGTTTCGAGCAGTCAAATGTCCATGTTCATGATCTGCTAGCATTTCAAAAGGACAGTTTTAAT CTTACTCACAAGATCAACAGAATAGCATTTGGAGATTTCTTCCCTGGTGTTGTAAATCCTCTTGATCG TGCAGAATGGACGCAACACACACCTAATGCAATGTATCAGTATTTTCTCAAG GTTGTACCAACTGTATTTAAAGATATAGACGGACATACCATTCAGTCAAATCAG TTTTCTGTAACTGAACATGTCAGGGGAGCCGAATTGGGTAGACTCCAAGCTCTTCCAGGAGTGTTTTTCTTTTATGAACTTTCCCCAATTAAG GTGACTTTTACAGAGACGCACGTTTCCTTCTTGCACTTCCTCACCAATGTTTGTGCTATTATCGGAG GCATATTCACGGTCTCGGGGATAGTAGACTCTGTCGTATATCACGGCCATAGAGCAATCAAAAAGAAAATGGAGCTAGGCAAGTTAACCTAA